The DNA region ttttgcAACTTCTTTTAGCGAAAGATTTCACCCTACCATGTGGGGCACTGCCCCATGAGAAGATCAAATGCCCAATTTTAATCACGCATATATGAGGtccatcaatttttttaaaatcaatggCCCAGATCCCGTGGAGCACTGCCCCCATAGGTAGCATCGACACTACCTCTTTTAGCCACAACAGTTTGACCAAGTGTAAAAAATTGACTTATTAAATAAGTTGAATATTTGTAAATGGGTAGCCTTTTTTCAACTTTAACCGCgataagaaaaaagaaaaggaaaagaaaaatagagatgatattttataaaaattaataatcacCACCCTTTAAGAAAAATCTCCCGCGTTTCGGGGGAGAAAACAAGAAAGGAGTAACATGATGCCAgttgtttaaaataatttgcgaACCTTTGACAATGCTTGATTTTGTTCAAAAGTTTTCATTAACgtgtaaatattttaaaattcaaaataaaccGAAAAGAAAGTTATTAATtaataagaaaataaagaaaaaaaattatgatggaTTATTAGATAGGTTGAAAAACCTTTTTATATCGTTATTTGTTAATGATATTTGATCAATTGAACTTATTGAGACTTATGCCCCACTTTGTTTCCTATTCAATTAAGCTATTAATTACCAAAGCACTTCTAGTCaatacaattttttaaaacCAAATTGAATTTGCATTGGATGTTAAAATTATAAGATTTGATTAGATATTTTCATCGAGAGTTCCCCACTTATGTTTGTGTTGGTCGTCttgtattaattaaataaaaaacaaaatcaaataagaATCACATTATTCGGCAAAAAATAAGTGTTACTAATAATAATCAAttgttttttttacaaataGTAATGTTCTTTGTTTTCTTCAACACttcacactttataaaatttgatcTGACCACAAATAACAAATACTAGAGTAACATTAGAGAAGCAGATTCTACATGTTTGATCCCAAAAAATAacgataaaataaaacaacgTGTAAAAGTCATCATCAAGCCTTGAAGCACAAGAACTGGTgaaggtggtggtggtggtggtgcgtATGATGCGACGCCGTTTCCTTGTCGATCAAGCCCCTCACCTCGCAGAACTCCTCCACATGGCACGGGATATTGATGGCGCCCTCCTGATAGAACCCGTACTCCTCCTCTGCCTCCTTCAGCAGCTGCGTGAACCGCGGGTGGTTCACATACTCCACTGGAATAACAAACCTCCGCTGCTCTGACCCTTGTCCCACCGTGATCACCAGACACCCCTTTGGAACTCCGCACCTGATAACCTCCCGCCTCCCGCAGCCGTGGTTGTGGTGGAAGAAATGCATGTGCGGCATCTTCAAGCCGGCAGTTTATAATATACGGTTGAGAAAACTGGGCTTTCCTGGTGCTGAGCTAGACCGAAAAGTGCCACGGATCGGAGGCGGAGACGGCTAGTTTGAATAGGGTTAACGGGGAATCAGTGAGAGATGTGGGAATATCGGTCATGATATATTTGTATGATCACTATGAATTGTAATGCATACGATATATTGATGGGGTTTCGAAACTCAGAGAATAACGGTGAATGGTGGGGATTTCCTTAACTTCTACGCGAAGaatttttcttttctattttttgggttCTTTCTTGGAAAGGATGAGTCCAAatccaaataaaatttttagttAAAGAGAGATGATAATACGTGCATTATACTTTTTAGAACAGATTAAATTTTGTAAGTCTAAAATAATGACGAAAAGggttttatttagtttttttgtAGTTAATTGGgaagttattttgacattagtcAAACAAAGTATTCTTGTgtgaaagaaatattttatttcttgcttTAATAAATTCTTTCcttgataatattgatatatttaaatatgatattttgCTTTTCTaaacaaattaaattttccttaattatttgtttttgcTCGATAATATTGTGATAATATTATCGATATTAATGATAAATTCTctagatattttattattatttaaaagaattttttccTAATGAAATTCTTTGTTTCCTATGTGTGTAAAGACTCTATACAAGGACTAAAATCTCggggaaaataaataaaagctgAGAGAACGGCAGAGCAACAGAAGTACAGAAAGAGGTGTGCGTAACTTTCATCGTTGATTGTCGATGCGTGCAGAAAAACTGAGAAGTGAAGATTTCGCATGATTAACTCATGCTGGTTTTGTTGTGTTGTCGTAAGGTGCTGAAGACCCTCGCAGACAACACTCGTGCAAAGTGTTGGTCGAAGAGTTACGCGTGGCTCCAGATTTTCGGCAATAAAATTAGTGCATCTgtgtttttttaattgtttatttgGGATGAACTTTACTTCCTTGACCTATTAAGGAAGATTGTTTTTCATAGTTTCACTagtattaaataatttaaaattttttagtgAATATTTTGCCATGTGGAATCGCTCAagttttatacttgtgcatgaTTTATTGTGTCTTTTTTTAATCTTAAAACTTTATTAATGTATTTCGCTGCATGTTGTGGATAGATATTACAACACCTGTGCACAACACCTAAATCTGTTACAGacattctaattaatttatgtaCTTTATGTTAAACAAATCaactttcaattggtatcagagatCGAATATTCTAAATAAACTAAGTGTGATTCAGgttaattttgtttaaacaGGTAAAAGTACAATAGACGTGTTGTCTGTCAACATTGCGTTTCGACCCCCGGTTTTGGATGGATCCAATTATTCTCTTTGGAAAGTCAAGATGAATGTCTACATTAAATCCATAGAAGAAAGAGCATGACAACGAGTCCTAGATGCTTGGTCTCCACCAAGAACCGTGGATACGGGTGCTGACAGTTGTATTAAAACTAGAGAGTGAATggaaaaatgatgaagttcaaaCTTCGAATTTCAATTCAAAAGCACTCAATGTAATTTTAACTTCTGTCGACATCAACATGTTTAATTTTATCACCAACTGCACCTCTGCAAAagatgcatgaaaattattcaAAAGCACTGTGAAGGATCTAAAAGTGTTGATGTGCTGTCGTTGAGCTACCAAACTTAAATTTCTactctttaaataaaattagtgaGTGCAATGGTGAGTAGGGCCGAATCCACATGGAACGGAGGATTTAATTCtttcaataataaaaataagtaaAAAGGGGAATTTTGTGatctaaatttaataaaataccaaactAAATCTATCCAAGAAAGGAAAACAATGAATTTAAATGATAATTAATTAACtagaataaaatgaataatttaatatcataaaaatttgaTTCAAGAGGGTTAtactatttaattatatcattgtttatcggctaacaaataatttatgaaagttgttccaaataattagccttagaattatagggataACCGCTAAAATTCTTGTATTTTCCTAAATTAATTTATCCACTAAGATCATATGGACAACTTTAATTGTGATAACAAATTACCTTTTTTAGCCCAGATTTATAAGCAAGAGTAGAAAGCTTTCTCCTACAATAAAATCACAAAAAAATGTGTCAATTAAGCACGTTAGATGTGGTAATAATGGGAGATACAACAACAACAATGCAAAATATTACGATCctataaaatatttcatatcTAAACCATGCTTGTCCTCAAGCATAAAAGAGCTCAATTCATTTTCTCAACTATTTATCCTCTTTCTGCTTCATTTACTtgtttgtaaaatatttttttaaagcacCGAAGCAATTTAATtgttaagtatataatataccAACATCATGAACAATTACTTTTATCCAAATGTGTAGAAATAAAAATGAATAGGGTCCAAACACTCCTCACATGATTCACTCATTTCACTTGTAAGTGCCTAGGCATGTATCAAGGAGCTCTCATGTCAAAACACTGAAATTTTTTACCATATGCttgcaaatatatcacatcTTCCACCAAATGAATGGATTGAAACGCATAAACAGGGGTTATAAATGGGTTGTTCTAACGTTCAAAACCAACtaacgtaaaccacatgcatgcagatgaattaaattacataattgtttaattaattaattttaaatgcttacttgatgcatattatatgattaaaggtatCACTGCACGATTAAATAATTAGATgatatgatttcatgaaatcgaaagattttatctgaatattcgataataggctgggaaAGAGACCGAGGAcaacaaatataaaataaatattttcaaggcttattaatatgattaaaataattaattttttttaaaaaatgatagagttcaaattattttactcGACGATCTCGATTTTACCcgagaagccggttttgggcaaatgaggaacttttaaaatttcaaatgcattatttttgaaaactaaatttcacaaacttttatttttaaacttaataagtgttattgggcgcAATTTAACTAATATGAGTAGGCCCAATTGCTACTATACTTGAAAGCCCAAAATCTAAGCtcattatcatgcaaattaaaacCTATAAAATAGAAAACCTAGGTCTATTGATAGTCATACCAGCCGAAAattacacacacaaacacacgaaaattcaaaaatatcaaggatgaaaagctagggttcttcgtcgcccgttcgtcTCTTTTCGTGCCCCTCGCCGACGATCGTATGttcgagcgttttaaaacgcaaagacacgttttATAAACCATTTGACCCATCATTCAAACCATAATATGCatgctttaattattttagaatgaaaaatatttatgttcgaTGGTTTAACGATACGGCGATTTTTTTGAAAAGTTTTGACGTTTTTACGCTTGTTTCTTTAACTCTATGATTCCTAAGGACATGCTGCCATTAGAAGATGTTTTAGGGACGAGAAAAGAGTCGTTAGTGGTTGAAATACACGCTGGAACTCGAACTTGGCCAAGGAGGAGAGACCTAGGGTTTTCCTAAGCTACCCGATGTGGAAGAAGGCTCGGCTTGGGTGAGTTGCTTGTGGCTCGTCTAGAGCTAGTTGGGGCTCGGTGAGGGTCAAGGTTAGGGGTCTGGTAGGGTCCTGGAAGGGCTAGGACCGTGGTTTTTCAAGAACAGAAGAGTTCAAGATCgcatggactcttcccatgcGCATGGGTCGTGAATTGTGATCAGGTGATGTGTGAGGGCCAGGGCTCAGTTTAGgatggtccagtagggtctagggAGGTTGGTCTGTGGTCAAGGCTTGGGCTGGTACATCTTGGTCAAGGTGGCTCGACCAAAGCTGGAGAGAAACCACACGCCTCTTGTTCCTTGTGCGCAGGAGCGAAGTGCGTGCGCTAGGGGATCGGGCATTGTCCAGGGGGTTCGGTTGGGTCCCTAGCAGTTCTAGTCAGGtgatggctcgaggtggctcgaccatggTCCATGAAATTTTAGGGTTGGCTCGTTGGGTTAGCTTATGGTTCGAATTATGGCTAGGAAGAAGAAAAGGGTCGCACCATGGTCCACAGGGTtcgattcatggttcacgagggtattctaggtataaaaagtctatgtgtaaaatttggaaagaaaatattaaagtttgaagtaATTCTGGAATTAAACGCTTCGCAAATTAGTAATTTAAGAATTAAATCAAAATCCTCGAACTTATGTCCATAAACATTATCAAAAATTAATGTAAGCGTAAACAAtaatttgggatggtctagattcaataaaagcaagaaaaattcaaaatcgagaaattttaagtCTAagggcaaaacgatcattttacactggATAGTACGAAAAGGCTTGACAttgtcccgaaggatcataacgcatgataaattatataaaatgataattttgttgaaaatatgacattttatgttttatggtaaagctgtacaatttttactgttaaaatgatttttttggaaagccatgatattttatgatttaaaaaggaaaaatatttagaaagacgtgaattgactgtgacaaagatATTAGAGGATATGTGGGGGATTCTTTTTAAGAAAGAACAAttaacttacaattttatggggaTATCGTTAGGGAAAAAGCCCAGagagagcccgtttacgggacaaggcctagagggagcccaacaatcgtattttcataatttacgacggtgcctagtgcccgtccctaTGCACAacggtgagctaagactgatcaatcGACCAGATGATAAATGGCTAGTCATTTTCAAATATCAAACtttacccaaaatgataaatgttcAAAGCTTttcaattaaatgattttttcccgaataaaatgcaaaaaataaataaataaataaataatgagaaaaatttaaattgaaaCTAGAAATAAAGCTATATACCCCCTCCCACACCTATATGTGCCAATGTCCTCAATGACACAAAAGTAGATGCACAACACAGACAGTAAAAACGCAAAGGAAGTTAGAGAACTCCCCTGAAAATTGTTGGGCATCATATGTCGGTGCGACCGTTTGTGTTAACAGGGGTGGATGAATGGTGTGGTGGTTGGGCTATTGCGAAGTGGACTAGTGCGCCGTGGACTGGTATGCCGAACAGAGGGTGCAAGAACTAAGGTCGGTGTTCCGTGCACTTTGATAGAAGCAGCTGAGATGGGATGATTGAGGGGTGAGAACAAATAGAGTTAGATAAAAGAAAcgtaaattttgttttttaatttttttttattttcccttGAGACAATAAACAGAAGATGCTTTCTTACAAgacgtgatcacgccttgtcaAGAGATATCTTCTGTGTGTAGGgccaaaaattttcaaaatcagaagtgatcacACCTTGTTAAGAGACATCTTTTGTTTGTAGGgccaaaatatttcaaaaaagcAGGAAATATTTCTCACTAGACGTGATCACGGCTTGCAAGAAAACATCTACTACGTCTAAGGCAAAATTTTTTTTCCCGAATTGCAGAAGTGGTATTCTTATAAAGCGTGGTCACGCCTTGTTAGAAGACATCTTCTGCACAAAGGTAACAAAATTgtactttaaaaaaaacaaaataatgatAACCAAAAAAATTTGGATTGACTCCCAAAAGGGCAACTTTTTTACGTCATTATGCTCGACATTCATTCTTTCTTGTTGCTCATGGTGGTTCATAGAGGGTTATTTTGTTCACTTTACTCCACTTGAGTATTTTTTTCATAGCAAATTTCAGCCTCTGCCTGTTCTCTTTGAATTTCTTGGAGATCCCTATCATTTGAATATTTCCTCCATTTTTCATGAGCACGTGCTTGAGTCGATCTGGAGGAAGTTTCGCTCAATTTTAGATTCCTTCGAAACATAGGGAAAAATTATAGTATTAGTATTTTCAATATGTCTTTCAATAATATCCTCTAGATCAATCTTatcaaaaatttttaattttcttgtgacaagtGTTCAGTGACATCAATAGTATTAATAGTACTTTCACCAAGAGGATATTTCATGGTATCATAAATATTAAACTTAGCAATCTCACCATCAAATTCCATAGTAAGGGTACATGACAGGGTCTAAATATCACCTCACTGACTATATTGAAATAAAAAGTTAACGTGTGACCTATGGAGGTGGTGAAAAAGGGAGAATTGTTGGTAAATGGACTTTGAATGTGGATGGACTACCAGAAATCCACAACATGTTACATGTTGAGAGACTCAACTTAAACTTAACAAGAATTAGTCAACTTTGTGACGATGACTTTcttgttaagtttgataaaaataattgtgaagtttttgacAAAGATAATGTTTATTTCATCTCAGGTACAAGATGAATTACTGAAAAAcgatagattagtttttgcattcattatttcagttatggtgacaactgaactgacgaatactctaactgatccaaacattttgaaaacaacagttaatcataaaaatacacaagatatttttatggatgttcggagacttcaactgctcctacgtcaccccttctaccccCTCGGATAGGATTCActataagactttgatttatacaactttttgtacaaacccactcagcttagaacTTATacaactgcctaactgaactcttagactagactgaaggcagaaccttccagccaacacttctttaacgtctatgtgagaaagactagatacacaagtttattgtctttgtgcaagactgtatttgagtggtggtgtgtgtgtgtgtgtgaactgatatctgaaaattacccaaaagtgttctcacacactgaggaaaatatgcttctaaactaagctgataacacaaTGAAGTGTTCTCTCTGgcctgattgcttcttgtaacatgatatgcaatatgcgtgccctttctttttatcttcacaCGCTCTAGAATGTGCTCTCTCTTGTTATATTTGCTGATGGTCTTGAGCGTGTATATATAGAGGCATTGAGACCGTACTTTAAGACTCAtaacatgtgatcgttgcagctttGAATGCGTTCTTTGGTATATGTGTCTTGACTTTTATGACATGCCTTCAGGAATCTCTCGTATTtaatctttgctgcaacgtccattattgtaccttttaTTGTACATATAtttgtatctttgtgcgtaGCTGGAGTCCACTAAGATAagttgtcttgatctgcaactgaatgattcctaactgatgttcctaactggtcatctgaactgatcttcagttgggctgatgaaatcagttgactcgtcagttgaactgatttcattctttcagttgaactggtaagctgggttcttcatcagttgaactcttcattagctggccgggcttctgaaggtcttctgctcaacaacctatcagctggacaatcagttgaactgattcagtttggccGATCAGTCGGTCTCATCAGTTAATCATCTTGATAGCTTTAGTTTTACCTCGCTTACCTGATCAGTTAAAaacctgatcagttccagctacCTGGGCACTAAAGTaaattattagaaacaaaataacaagttttgttaacatcaaaatataaattgcgaacatgaaatgttccaacaaaaatcatgcatatacgtatattttccttaaaatcaaacatgcaacgtatttttcatatttacataaaaatcatgttcatGAAAATATATACATTAAAAACATGTAGTTTTgtgatcagggcgctgccaggactccTAACTCGAGCCAggtgaaaaatgaccatttttcccccggaaaccctaattgaccatttacCCCTTGACCTCAAATTTTTGACCCGAAGCTAATCGAACCCCTtgaaacacctcaaaacataaatatatcGATTTACTAGGCGTAAAATCGAACCTAAGCATCAATTTCtgtaattcgttttaaaacttggactggggtcccggttttaatccgaattaACCCGAAACTAGATCAAACTTTTCCAAACTTAAACCTTGACTCAAACCTATGTGACCAACCCTTAAAACACTTATTTCAGGCCACCTAAGCCCCTCAAAAGACCTCGACCAGCCGCTGAAATTTCTGCACCCTATAGGACCGAACCCTAGTTACCTTATCAAGCTAAAAACCCGACTCCACACCTAAAAAAAATGGACCAGCCTCGAAACAACCATTCATAGCACACCTTTGGACCCTCCTGGATGGACTTAATCATGGACTCTAACCCATGCacactgtagtacacaatgcaACTGAAACTCCCTCGCGGAAACCTAAATCGAGAATACCTTCTTTGATTTCCTTCTAACCCGAGACAAGCCGTGCACGAGCTACTCCAGGCCATGACTCAGACCCTCCAGGGTCTGCTCCATGTCCATGGGACGCCCCTGCACCGCTGCCCTCCCCATTTACCCGATCTAGTGATCACTCAAACCTAGAACCAAGCACGCTCATTCAGCCCTACCTTCCTCGATCCAAAATTGATATACCCACTAGAGTTCATTGAAAAATTGGTGCAACATGATCCTTCAACGTCAAAAATTCCGGCAGCCCTtccaatcataaaaaaaatcgtGAGATTACATGATGAAAGGTGGAGGTTTTTCATGAAAATTTTCGGACCAATGCACAAAACATTAAGGCTGCTGCTATTCATGTAAATACACACAAATAAACATAAAATGATAAGAAAAAAAACGTTTTAGGGCGTGCCTTTGCTCTTAAACCCTCGAAACCTTTGCATAGAACATGCACCGGAGAAGCGGGGAGGGGTTCCTTTggaaaaaactcaaaataagccAAGGGAATGGCTGCTGGAAAAAAAACGAGAGGTTTCTGCTGCTAGGGGAGGGCGTCCGTGAGTGAGGAAAGTAGAGTTTgggtttaatttttgttttaggTCAAGATGTAATACACTAACGAGCCCTTTTTAGTAATTAAAGGAGTTAAAAAGGATTTTATGCCcattaagaaataaaataaacccatcaagccaAAAAAAattcctgaaaaatatttcgttttagtacgtttttgaaaatattgcccgaaccttCAAAAAGTCCCCCAACTCGCTAAAATTTGTGTATAagtttaaaatatgacccgtcgagtaaaaatactccaccaatgcccattttcaaaaatcacaattaatcataccatatattaaataattaaagtaattatttaataaaaacattttcctgaTTAtgctcggtctccgttcctcgttcgagcgcgaaatgtaaTTTAAAGCCCCAATGAGTgtaactttaaataaaacatgaaatgaCGTACATAACTATGCAATAATCACGCCTTTaaagattaaaaataattaaacacatattttagtaaaaACCCTATATTGCATacagtcaggttacgtagtttaaaattcctagaccttacaattctccccccttAAACAAAATTTCATCCTCAAAATTTAAGACGTAATGAATAATTCTTggtaacgactcctcatcttgGTCTCAATCTCCCAATTAGCCTCCTCTTCGGAATGATTCAGCAACTTGAATTTGATCATgttgatcaccttgttccggtcTGAGTGAGTCTCTCCTTGAAAGACAGGTTCGGCGTCAACTGTAATGGCTCATAattcagtacatgtgaagggttcgacatgtacttccgtagcaccgagacgtggaacacattatgaattCCTACTAGATTCGGTTATAAGGCAACTctgtaagctagtgtcccaactatATCTAAGATCTCAAATGGTTCtatgaatctagggctgagcttgcccttctttccaaatctcatcacacctTACATCGGTGCgactttcacaaatacatgatcccctactgcaaactcaagatctatgcacctctgatctgcataactcttatGTTGGCTCTGAGatgtcttcatcctgtctcagaTCTTGACCAATAACTCTGCAGTCTGACTTACAAAATCCGACCCCAACTCTAtcctctctcctacctcatcccaatacactgATGATCTATACTTCCTCCTGTACAATGCCTCATATGGAGTCATATCGATTGATGCCTGATAGATGTTGTTCTAGATGAACTCTACGAGAGGTAGCTttggctcccagctgccctggaagaCGTTCATGCAAGCTCTGAGTAGGTCCTCtaatatctgaatcaccctctctgactgaccgtcggtctgaggatggaagacAGCACTGAATAGAAACTAGGTACCCAATGCCTCAtatagactcttccagaatacAGACGTGAACCttggatccctgtctgacacgatggacactgaAATCCCTTgtagtctgactatctctctgatatacagctctgcatactgagtcatggtgaaagtcttcctgatcggtagaaagtgtgctgatttagtgagccgataaACTaccacccaaatggcattatatCCTCCAGTCGTCCTCAGAAGTCCTGTCACGAAATTCATGGCAATGTTCTCCAATTCCCACTCGGTAATtgggagtggtctcagcttcctTTCAGGTATCTGATGCTTTGTCTTGACCTGTTGACACGTCAAACACTTAGAGACAAAACACataatatctcgcttcatgcatGGCAACCATTAAAGAgtctgtagatccttatacatcttcgtactccccaGATGGATGGACTACGAGGTTCTATGGGCCTCGCTCATGATATTTTCTCTCAgtgaatcactgctaggaacccacagtcGATCATGATATCTGAATATGCCATCCTCAAATGTATATAACCTCAGGCCCTTCGActcatccctctgtctccacttctgtaactgctcgtccGAAGTCTGCCCTGCTCGAATCCTGTCTCTCAGTGTCGACTATACTGTCAGGGTAGAAAGACCAGTGGCATTGCCCCTGgaataaactgcaagctcaaacctctgaatctttGCTTGCAGTGGTttttgataaacataaaaattgtacattaattaaatgttttataatataaatatatagtttttgttttattaaatgtttaaatatatgttttataataaattgtataaaatataagttgttgtgtaattacaagtttttactattttttacaggttcgataaaacaagaataaacttggcgttgcaaatgggattaagatgattcttggacctgtagaaagttgatgttaatatctacaatattggtgtcaagcatgagataaaaatcctctcacaattgggatcaaattaagcaacacataaagttaccaaaggagtggcagttttaccatgctctagtattttgaccatatctctcaaattacttggtcaaatgatttgaaaaatataccacaactagacaactcaattatccacatgtttctttttatgtgaagaagcaaattccaagaagaagattttcaaaagtgatgtgtaatataatataatatcttggaacaccaatgaagaattttgtgtaaaaaaataatattttatttgtggttgtctccccaaatttggctataaataggggtgcattgtaatgtattgagatatccctcatcctatgaacaaacctttgagttcataatatttctctctatatttttcctttatttcttcgtttaaatataattagcatgttaatttcatattcaaagttttacactttgaataatgaatagctaacttcctaaagttgagatgaaaaggtgaaactcttggcatgataataaggttactaaaaggtaagaatctatgttttatattatttaatcattatttattgtttatgttatatttatttctttaagcatttttataccctacttataagtgggagttctgatttattgttgctatatgttacactaaattcttggaaccatttaaattttagtttggtgttaccaaccatttaaagtggatgccttgatttattatatatgtatatattataatattaaattcttggaacaatttaaatgtttgtttggttttaccaaccatttaaagtgggaaccttgatttactatatataaatatatcataatattaatttcttggtaccatttaattgttagtttggttttaccaaccatttaaagtgggaaccttgattcagtgtttacaaatttatatagcacaataaatacttgaccacatttataagttttggtatatattatatacttataagataataatatataacataatataaatatgattatttaatatattggaaccattttattaagt from Primulina tabacum isolate GXHZ01 chromosome 14, ASM2559414v2, whole genome shotgun sequence includes:
- the LOC142524698 gene encoding auxin-responsive protein SAUR32-like, whose protein sequence is MPHMHFFHHNHGCGRREVIRCGVPKGCLVITVGQGSEQRRFVIPVEYVNHPRFTQLLKEAEEEYGFYQEGAINIPCHVEEFCEVRGLIDKETASHHTHHHHHHLHQFLCFKA